The Halichondria panicea chromosome 8, odHalPani1.1, whole genome shotgun sequence DNA segment tgcatactgcagggtttcatacaggatttttagtTGGGAGGGGGAAACGTTTAATTGAAGGGGGTCTGGGGGTCCTCTCCCGGAACAATTTTTGAGAAATGGTTATCTGAGGTGCACAATGTAGGTTTTTTGTGTGCTTCAAACATACATTTTACTAAGTACTGTAGTCTATAGTTTTATTGAAGAGATTTTAGGCATTTTAAAAATCCCAGGGcgcccccccctgtatgaaacccttgTGCCCtattctcttcatacgcccttgcccttactatgaagtcgtgggaggttaaggcccgtggtgtgtctaaaagtatacgaAAGAACTATACTGccaacgtttatgaacagtacagtccatagcatgaaaccattctatatagcacttagatacataataaccaagtcaagcgatgtcttttgctgtttcggcttcacagcagggaaagagaaaagttaacatggagtaattcaagctaaactcaaaaacaGTGTAAATACaaccaagagtttatgatagagagagagtatcgaacgtaggcatactgtgtatcagatgtatgcggagagtaacgtgacttcctgtatctgtcacaagcttggaatttgcacactgaccaatccaagcgtgggtgatgtaatctatcaacccatccaagtgtgggtgatgtaatctactttcttgatagattacatcacccacactggattggtcagtgtgcaaattccaagcttgtgacagatacaggaagtcacgttactctccgcatacatctgatgtacagtatgcctatgtttgatactctctcctctatcataaactcttgataCAACAGACTtcgagcttgtcagtggtgtaaacttaaacttacttctctagagtacctcccagcccctgagtggaccgctagtggataggagagctagaaacagttgaaatacaaccagagtacggtcaAAACGAAAATATTCGCGAGCGCAAAATCATTAtgcggagtgtttcacccgTTTACACAGGgcggcctggtcgtttccaatccctttccttttcGAATAAACCTAGATTAGAGATTAGATTAGACTTTCTAGCTACCGGTAATTACAGCTCTGTGTACACTGAcagtattctttgtctgtatattCATTCGGGATATTTTTTCtgattaaaaattaatatccAAAAAtaatagcaggccttctttctttaatccaaggcctgtgaaggagcTACTGCAAAAGTCAACTTTTGCGTCCCAATAAGCTCTAACTTGACCTAGCCTGGTTGGCCCATGTGCTGGTTTGTCTAGCTGTAGTGTTGTTTCATTTTGAATTACTAGACTGAGTGAAACATTTATTTAGTAAACTAtgtctgcaataattatgattgggCTGAATTTTGAATTTTTTGTTCAGTGAAACAAAACCTGAGCCGTTCCACAGGGTTGGGCTctgctttataattatgtgcattcatgcacacattttAGATTGTGATCAACACTAAACATGTTAATTTACACACAGGGATGCCGATGATGCTGTGAAGGGCAGAGATGGCTACAGCTTTGATGGCTATCGTATCAAAGTGGAGTATCCGAACAGCTCAAACAAGGGTCGTGGTGACCGTAATGACCGTGGTGATCGCGATCGCGGTGGTGACCGTGGTGGATATAGAGGCGGCCGTGACTCAGGGGGTCGAGGGGGATTCAACCGTGGGAGCAGGCCAAGGGGGTATCAACTCCTCGTGTCTGGGTTGCCCCCCACGGGTTCATggcaggacctcaaggatcacTTCCGTGAAGCTGGTGATGTGATCTACACTGATGTATACAAGGATGGCACTGGGACGGTGGAGTACTCACGTCAAGAACACATGAAGAGGGCACTCAGGGATTTGGATGACAGCAAGTTCAAATCTCATGAGGTACTGTGTGGGTATTATAATATTTTCTGCGTATATTTATAAAGCCTGAAATTTCATTACAATACGTGTGCTTAAAAAATGTTTCTTGATTACGATGTATTTAAGCTCTAATATTTTCCAGGGTGAGGTTACTTACATCCGTGTGAAGGACCCAAGAAACTCTCGTTCCCCTTCTCCACGATCTCGTTCCCGCTCACCTCGAGCTCGTTCTCGTTCACCTCGGGCCCGTTCCCGTTCTCCCCGGGCTCGATCCCGTTCCCACTCCCCACGGCCCAGCAAATACAGCCGTCAGAGTCGATCTCGTAGCAGGTCCCGCTCACATTCCCGTTAAAAAGGGCCCATCAAACAAACTGTTGCATGAAAAACTTCTTGGATGTTCTCTGCACTTGGTATGACATCCTGTTACCCTGTATATTATATACTAGTCTAGTATATATTCACACACTGACATGCATAtgatgacatacatgtagtactgtcTGAGGTTATTGCTGATTTTCTTTGTAAGTTGTTGTTTCTTGCCTATGAGTTTTGAGCTATGTATTTTGAGCTGTTGCTTACTTTTGTATTGTACTATTGACTTTCACAGTCAGACTGTACTAGCGTAACACTATTGTGGATTGGAGTGGATAATTCCTAATCTCATGCAAGGGACAAAGATTTACTGGATTAGTGGATATGGATAACATTTGGAGGGATCAATTCATGGATTATGGGAGCAATTCATAGGATTCATAGGATTCATAGGATTGAGCATTAAGGATCTCTGTCACCTGCCTATAAGGATAATCATGGATTGGATGGACATGGGATTGTAAATGTACGCCCCCCTGTAAATATTTTATGTAGCCGGTTTAGGAGTTATTCTTAATTTAGGGTCCATCCAAATTTGCTGTAGGGTACACGGATTGAAATCATACATAATAGTTCTTTCCAACAAATGCACATACATTTGGTATAGTAATTATCATGTGACGATTATTTCTGGGTCATTTGAGTCAATGATTGGTTCTGTACAGTCTGTCCATTCCGTGTGTTGAGCTGTTAGCAGTTTCTCCACTGGGAATGTATGTATTGCAAGGTCATTGAATACTGTGCTGTCAGGGTAGGTGTTAGAAAGGGTCACCTCCGTGGAGTACTGTAGTGCCTGGGTTTGAGTTAAGAGTACTTACGAGTCACATTGTTGGTCTCTACAATGTGACACGTGTGTGAATTAATTCATGAATAGGATACTCTGTGTATGTAAGGTGTCTCCTTGGCCAGATGCTTTGTAGGCAGCCTGTAATCAAAGGGCAATTAAAGTTTTaaaagtgtgtgtgtcgtTTACCTCTCCAAATAGCTGCTGAGTCTATTCCCAATGATTGTCACACACGGTAGTGAGGTTGGGCTCCAGTTAGACCACAGTAGGTTATTGTACATAGCTCTTCCACAATGAGGCATGAAGAACAGTGTAGAATGGTGGACTGGGTGCTTGCACAACTGTAGAatcatgttataattattatgagggAAAATTATGGCACACATTTTTGGGGAAAGCTAACATTTATATGTGGCCTTGTGCATTCAGCAGCAAAAGTTCTTAAAACCCCAACTCACTTCATTGTGTGGTAGTAGGCTGCATCCAGTTCTCTCCACAGCCTCTCTCTCCTCAGAGCTAAGCATTGGGTCAAACAGAGAACAGGGTGTTCCCTTTGGGCACAGCTCCAGTAGCAGGGCCAGCTGCTGTCTGGATATGGAGCAGCTTCCAATGCGACCTATCCCGTAACAGATAAACTCTCTGAATTTGGAACAGTCTAGGCCAtctgtgcatataattattattaattttgtgtttctGATATTAATTTGTGCTTACCCTGAATTTGTTGCAAGAACTGCGATTGCCGTATTGAATTTCTGAAATGATGAAAAAACTGATCTATCAAACGACTTGTATGTTATGTTCATAATTGAGCAAGGGACGTACTGGAGGGGGCTTAAAGAATGCTCAAATAAAAATTTCATGTATTAATTTAACTACACGAAGGCCTCGTTTATTTTAAAGTACTAACGGTATGCATGGAAATTTACAGAGGATTTTAGGGTTGGGTTGTTAAATAATACAGCAAGAAATGTTTTCTATTTGGTTTGAGAGTCGAGAGACATTTctgtgggttctaatatttgcggttcaatgccaggaaactaCACCTACCAacagctttgcatgtgaaataccggtgcatgGGAGTATAtgtatcccagttttaatttccGTGTTTTGAACCTcatgaaaatttcccgctataatTAGGGTACtaagttaaaagttgaagtgcagtcaactACCGTACTTCttgatttaaagcgacactctcgatcttttccaattttctgacctctaaaagtagcgactgctgcgtCGACAATTATTTGTTATGTcacgtcctaaatagaggtcaaaccatagcctcgattccaggccgcaggtAATTTAAGCGacctataatcgaggatagtagagtaacctccaattagatgcgaccctctaaatatgcgatacggacttcaacataattgttcaacctccaaaaCGACCTCTGGCCTTTTTTTTAAGTGTCGCCTTAATTCGAATAAGTACGATAATTGCATATTACACACCGTACGTGTAATCATGACTGCACTAATTATAAGTGCGCTTCACTTttaaccaacctgaaatcctctgtaccTATATGTGTCTATCCTAATGATGATGTTTCGTGATGGTAAACCCTCCTCAAGGTGACCTAGTCCTACTGGGGATAGTGGTGGCTTAGTGCTCCTCTGTCCTCTCCTCCTTCTCACTATCTGGAAACCATCCTCATCTCTAGATTTTGCCATGTTAATCTTCACATATCCCGACTTCATATGCAATTGTTTGAGTATCGACCATTACCCAACTGGCCAACAGGCAGAAAACAATTTGTATCATGTGTACATGTTGCAACTGTGCATGTCAGCATGTACCAATAGTAGAAAAGTGACTGAATATTAATAAATTTATAACTATTAATAAGTTTATGTGGAGTCTCCCTCTAGTTCCGCATCAGGTAATTCTTGATCTGCACGGAAAAACAACAGCTTAGTAACATCATGCAGCACacgtacaatgtcatgtagaAATAGTATAAATGTTTACCATAGGCTGAGGTAAGACACACAAAAAACACTATCCTATTTACCAGAGCCCAGTGGAGCATATCCCTGTCTGGCAGATATCGAATGCTCTGACTTTTTCTTCCCTTTGGCTAGTTTGACTTTGAACCTTTTACTCTTCAGTTTGCCTGCAAGCTTTCCAACCTTCTTGTATTTCTTACCTGCAGTGGACAAGATTGGTAACAAAAGTTAAACAGAAAACTAAATCTATGCAgtgcaggtgagtagactcagataTTACAACTAAACAAACAGACATTCACCCTTAAATAATCTGTAAGAACTGCTGTGCAGTGGTTTAAGACATGGAACCACTTTATGATAGGGAACAAAGCTTTAAATGTCATTGTGTTCACAACTCACTCTGCACACCGGTGACTTGTGTTGTAGTCTCCCTGGCGACAGTCTCTTCAACCCTCGACTCTCCATACTCCCCACCTTCCCCCTCATCCTCAATATACACAGCCTCAGGTAATCGGTCATGGTCGGTGCATGCCTCCTCATAGGTGGGTAAAGGGTCATCCTCTGAGTTCACGTCACTATCAGGGCTGGGGGATCGACTACGGGTGAAACTGCTGTCCTCGTCactagtgtacagtgtgtctTGTGTATCGTAAATGAAGCTTGGTAGCATCTCAGGCAGTCCACCTATGTCCTCACTGAACTGACCCACCATATCTTGGGAAGGGTTCTCAGTAAAATCTATACGAGTGCTGGAAAAGTCTTCGGTTACATAATTTGTATTCGAAGTGACCATAAAATATTCCACTGTTGTGTCCATACGTCCGTTATGTGCCTGCAATACTGACACTAGAACATTGTAGTCGATATTAGGGAACATGGTAGAGAGCTCAGCTAGACATTGTGAGTCTGTACAAATTTGTTCTTGGGTTACGGAACTAGCCATCAGGTTTCACAAGTTCTCCTGTCACTAATTCTTGGAACTTTGTTCTCTTGAGTATTACACTGCTTATTAACATCTTTGTAGATCTTCATAACGACTAGATTCCTTGCTGAGAATG contains these protein-coding regions:
- the LOC135340089 gene encoding serine/arginine-rich splicing factor 1B-like, producing MYGGGGNNDCKVYIGNLPPDIRSRDLEDLFYKYGKIVDVDLHSNNRGSPFAFIEFEDNRDADDAVKGRDGYSFDGYRIKVEYPNSSNKGRGDRNDRGDRDRGGDRGGYRGGRDSGGRGGFNRGSRPRGYQLLVSGLPPTGSWQDLKDHFREAGDVIYTDVYKDGTGTVEYSRQEHMKRALRDLDDSKFKSHEGEVTYIRVKDPRNSRSPSPRSRSRSPRARSRSPRARSRSPRARSRSHSPRPSKYSRQSRSRSRSRSHSR
- the LOC135340088 gene encoding SRR1-like protein isoform X1, translated to MKSGYVKINMAKSRDEDGFQIVRRRRGQRSTKPPLSPVGLGHLEEGLPSRNIIIRIDTYRNSIRQSQFLQQIQDGLDCSKFREFICYGIGRIGSCSISRQQLALLLELCPKGTPCSLFDPMLSSEEREAVERTGCSLLPHNELCKHPVHHSTLFFMPHCGRAMYNNLLWSNWSPTSLPCVTIIGNRLSSYLERLPTKHLAKETPYIHRALQYSTEVTLSNTYPDSTVFNDLAIHTFPVEKLLTAQHTEWTDCTEPIIDSNDPEIIVT
- the LOC135340088 gene encoding uncharacterized protein LOC135340088 isoform X2, with product MASSVTQEQICTDSQCLAELSTMFPNIDYNVLVSVLQAHNGRMDTTVEYFMVTSNTNYVTEDFSSTRIDFTENPSQDMVGQFSEDIGGLPEMLPSFIYDTQDTLYTSDEDSSFTRSRSPSPDSDVNSEDDPLPTYEEACTDHDRLPEAVYIEDEGEGGEYGESRVEETVARETTTQVTGVQSKKYKKVGKLAGKLKSKRFKVKLAKGKKKSEHSISARQGYAPLGSDQELPDAELEGDST